ATCTTTAAAAAAGCTATTAGAACTGGCTCAAAAGTAGATAGTTACACTTGGGTTTTAAAAGGTGCTATTAGTGTAAGTTTTGGAGATAGTAAACCAGGTGAGATGTTAGATATTAAAGTATCTCAAAAAGGTGTAAAAAAATACATCCACGAAATTAACAATAAAGTTAAAGTAAAAATCGACCATGACAATCTTATTTGTGAGATAGATGGTAAAGATTTAATGGGTGATGTTAGAAGAGTTTTAAGAGCTTAAAATAAATAAAAAAGGAAAAAAATAAAATGGCAAAAAAAATAGATAATTCAAAAGTGGTTGCATATCTTGGAGATGCTAAATTGGAGTTATCAACTCCATTAATTGTTGGTGGAAAAGAGATTAAAGAAATTGTAATAAAAGAACCACTACTAGAAGATTTAGAAGCGGTAAGTCATATACATAATGATTTAGAAAGAACGGCAATGCTAATAGCAAATAAAAGTGGTTTTACTTATGAAGAGATAAGAAAATTTCCAACTCATATTTATATGAAATTACAAGGTTTGGTAGAGCCTTTTTTGCGTTAGGTTTAACTAAAGAATATATCCTACAAGGTGCAGGTCTTATAGGATATATCTATCACTTTAGTTTTAAAGAAAGTATGAAGATGAAAGTTAGTGAGTTTATGTTTTTTATAGAAGATAGTAAAAATTATATCCCAAAGGTTGATAAATGAAAATAGGTTTAGGTATAGAAATAGGAGCTGTTTTTAAAGGTCTTGGTGCTTTTAAAGATACTACTAAATCTATTGATGAACTAAATCCAAAATTATCAACTTTGGGAAAAATAAAACTAGGAATTACAGATTCTTTCAAAGCACTATCTTCTCAAGTAAAACTTACTTCTAAAGATATAGAAAAATTTAATTCTATAAAAGAGAAGATGGAGAGTACTAATTTAAAATTAGACTCTTTGAAAAATTATAGAAATGATTTTAAATCTTCTATCATGGATAAAGTTGCTCTTGGTACAAGTGTTGCTTTACCTATGAAACTAGCAATAGATTTTGAGAGCTCAATGGCTGATGTAAATAAAGTAGTTGATTTTACTTCAACTGAGGAAGCAAAAGCATTTGAAAACTCTATATTAAAAATGACTAGATCAATTCCAATATATGCAACAGGTCTAGCTGAAATTGTAGCAGCTGGTGGTCAACTTGATGTTCCTAAAAATCAACTTTTAGATTTTACACAAGTTACTGCAAAGATGAGTACTGCTTTTGAAATGAATACAGCAGATGCTGGTAAATCAAGTGCTACTCTTATGAAAATATTTGATTTAAATGTAAATGGAGTTTCAAGTTTAGGAGATGCTTTAAATCACTTATCTGATAATAGTGCAGCAACTGCTCCAGCACTAATAGATGTTTTAAGTAGAGCTGGAGGAACTGCGAAAGTTTTTGGATTTAGTGCAGAACAAACAGCTTCATTAGGAAGTGCATTTTTATCAATGGGGAGACCAGCTGAAGTTGCAGGAACGGCAATTAATGCAATTTTGCAAAAGCTTGGAACTGCTGATAAACAAGGTAAAAAGTTTCAAAGTGCATTAAGTAAAATAGGACTTAGTACTAGGGAGCTAAAAGAGAATATTAGTGAAAATGCAGAGGGAGCAGTAGTTGATTTTTTAACAAGAATAAAAGATGTAGATAATGATGAGAAACTAGGTCTTTTATCTGATATGTTTGGTGCTGAATATGCAGATGATGTAGCACTTCTTACTGTTGGATTACACAATTATACAACTGCAATAGGTCATTTAGCAGATAAAACTAAATATGCGGGAAGTATGACAAGAGAGTTTGAAGTTAGAAGTAAAACAACATCAAATAATATGGTTTTATTTAAAAATGGTATCTCTGAAATAGGTATAAATATTGGAAGTGTACTTTTACCTGCTTTTAACTCTATATTAAAACCATTAATAGGTATGACAAATAGTTTAGCAGATGCAACTAGTCAATATCCAGTTCTTACAAAAGTTGTATTTGGTGCAACATTTGGAGTTATTGGACTTGGAATTGCTTTTTCTACTTTAGGATTTATGGGAAGTTTTGCATTATCAGGATTGCTAATTGCTAGAAAAGGATTATTACTTCTTACAGCTGCTTTAAATTTTGCAAAAATTGGAGTTAGAGCTTTTATCGGAGCAACGGGAATAGGGCTTTTAGTTGTAGGTGCAAGTTTAATATATGAATATTGGGATCCTATAAAAACATTTTTTACAGAGCTTTGGGACAATCCTATGAAAAAATTAAATGAGTTTTGGGAAGGTTTAAAAGAAAAGATGTCTTGGGCTAAACCAATTTTAATGGAGCTTGGTGCTTTATTTGGAAAGGTGAGCAAAGAGGAACTAGCAGCTTTTAAAAAAGAAGAAGCTCAAAAAGAACTGGATGAAGCTAAAAAGAAATCTTTACCAGATATTCCAAAAGTAAATGAAACAACAGGTGTAAAAACTGTACACAACAATCCAACTTATCATATAACTGTAAATAATCCAGCAGATGGATTTGATATAGAAGCTGAGATGAAAAAAGTAGAACAAAAGAATAAAAATAAACAGCTAGAGGATTTAGACTGATGATTTTAGGTATGTTAGGTGATTTTGAATTTAAGATGAACGAAGCTGAGTTTAATCAAGTAAAAAAGCAAATAGATTTTGGATGGGTTAGCTCAGATAGAATAGCTAACCATGTTAAACATCAAGTATCTAAAAAACCAACCATTAGTTTCTCTATATCTGGGAACTTAATCATGAAGTCAATTTATACTTTTGATAATTTAGAAAAACTAGGTGAACTTCAAGAACCTGTACTTTTAAATTTTGTAGATACTTACCCAGTTTTAGTTGTTATTAAAAGTTTGACAAAAGATATGAGCAGATTCATCAAAACAGGTGAATACATGGAGCAAAGCTTTAGTGTAGAGCTTGAAAGATGGTATAAATGAAACTAACTATTACACAAGAAAATAAAAGATTGGATGAGATAGTTTTTTCTCATTATGGTTCACTAGCTCACTTCCAAAAAGTATTGGAACTAAATAATATCACTAAAGTTTTTTTAGATTTAGGTGATGTTATAGAACTTCCAGATATTGAAGATTTAGAAGAGAAAAAAGATGAATTTAGTGAAGTAGGAGGTTTATGGTGAAGCCTAGATTTAAAGTAGTTGTAAATGGAAAAGATATAACAGAAACTATAAACCAAAATGCTTCAAAAATAAGCTTTCACGACGAAGATGGAACATCAAGTGATGATATAAGATTGAGTGTTGAGGGAAGCTTTAGAAGACCAGCTTATGGTGATGAGATAAAGCTTTGGATTGGTGATGAAAATGCCATGATGTTTTGTGGAACTTTTGCTGTTCAAAACTCTAAAGTAAGTGTAAGCAATGGAAGTAAAATTGAGATAAGTGCAACTGGAGTTGATTTCTCAAGTGGAACAAAAGTAAAAAGAAATAAAAGCTACGAGAATCTAAGTATCAAACAAGTAGTAACTCAAATAGCACAAAAACAAGAGTTAAAAGTAGAGTGTGATTATGATGATTTATTTATAGTTCATATTGAACAATCAAATGAATCTGATCTTCATTTTTTAAAAAGGTTAGCTAGTGAATATAACGCTTTATTTGCTATTAAAAACAATACTTTAATCTTTAAACAAAAAGTTAAAGGTGATAAAAAGTCAGACGGACTTCCTAGATATAGTTTAAATATAAAAGATATTAGCTCGTATGATATTGAAAATACAAATAAACAAAAGTATAACTCTTGTACAGCTTCTTGGCATGATACAAAAGAGAATAAACAAAAAAGTGTGACTGTTGGTGATGGTGAACCAGTTAAACATATTAAAGGTTCATATCAAAATGAAGCAGATGCAAAATCAAAAGCTCAAGCAGCACTTCAAAAAGCTTCAAGTCAAACTAAAGTTGGAAATATATCTTGTGCTGGATTTATATGTTATGCAGGTGGAGTTTTAAATCTATCTGGAACAGTAGAAGATGATGGAGAGTATCATATTAAAAGTGTTAATCATGATATAGATACAACTGCTGGTTGGAAAATATCTATTGAAATAGAAAACTAAATCTCACAATAAACAACAGCCACCACCCCTGATAGCTGCATAAAAATTTTACAAAAAAAAGAACATTAGCTTTAAAAAAGTGATGTTTTTTCACAAAGGATAATTATGCAAAGAACTAAGTTAAAAGCCCCATTTGGTTGGGTAGGTGGTAAAACTCAACTTGCTCGTGATATTATTGATCTTATTCCTCAAGAACATAAAACTTATATAGAAGTTTTTGGAGGAGCTGGAAGTGTACTTTATCAAAAAGAACCAAGTAAGCTAGAAGTGTTTAATGATATAAATAGTGAGCTTATAAATCTTCATAGAGCTATTAGAAATAATCCACAAAGCTTGAGTATTTATTTAAATGATTTACTTATCTCAAGAGAGATATTTAATGATATAAAAACTAAACATTTAAGAGGTAGAAATAATATAGAAAAAGCAGCCTTTTATTTTTATCAATTAACTCAAAGCTTTGGTTCTAAAGGTGATAACTTTGCTATGGCTGCAAAGTCAGGACGAAAACCTAAAAATATATATAGAAACTTTAAAACTATAAGTGAAAGATTAAAAGGTGTTACAATAGAGAATATGAGCTTTAATAAACTTATACCTTTATATGATAAAGATGATGCTTTCTTTTATGTAGACCCTCCTTATGTAAGTACAGAAAGTTATTATAAAAATATAGGTGAATTTGGTATAAAAGAGCATGAAGAGTTAGCAGATTTATTATCAAATATTAAAGGTAAATTTTTACTCTCATACAACGATAGTGTAATAGTTCGAGAGCTATATAAAGGTTTTAATATTAGATCTACAAAAGAGATAAGATACACTCTTGGAGCAAATATGCATGGTAATAAAAAGAGTGTAAATGAAGTTTTTATAACTAATTATTAAAAAATAAATGTAAAGTTTTAAGTAATATAAAAGAATTATTATTTACAGTGATGATATAATTTATTATATTTCAAAGGAGTCAAAATGAATTTTACAAATATACCAATTTTAGAATCTAAAATGGATAGACAAAGCGTCTTAATTGCTTTTTTTACTATTCGATATGGAGCGTGTACTATTGAATGTGTATA
Above is a genomic segment from Aliarcobacter cryaerophilus containing:
- a CDS encoding phage tail tape measure protein; its protein translation is MKIGLGIEIGAVFKGLGAFKDTTKSIDELNPKLSTLGKIKLGITDSFKALSSQVKLTSKDIEKFNSIKEKMESTNLKLDSLKNYRNDFKSSIMDKVALGTSVALPMKLAIDFESSMADVNKVVDFTSTEEAKAFENSILKMTRSIPIYATGLAEIVAAGGQLDVPKNQLLDFTQVTAKMSTAFEMNTADAGKSSATLMKIFDLNVNGVSSLGDALNHLSDNSAATAPALIDVLSRAGGTAKVFGFSAEQTASLGSAFLSMGRPAEVAGTAINAILQKLGTADKQGKKFQSALSKIGLSTRELKENISENAEGAVVDFLTRIKDVDNDEKLGLLSDMFGAEYADDVALLTVGLHNYTTAIGHLADKTKYAGSMTREFEVRSKTTSNNMVLFKNGISEIGINIGSVLLPAFNSILKPLIGMTNSLADATSQYPVLTKVVFGATFGVIGLGIAFSTLGFMGSFALSGLLIARKGLLLLTAALNFAKIGVRAFIGATGIGLLVVGASLIYEYWDPIKTFFTELWDNPMKKLNEFWEGLKEKMSWAKPILMELGALFGKVSKEELAAFKKEEAQKELDEAKKKSLPDIPKVNETTGVKTVHNNPTYHITVNNPADGFDIEAEMKKVEQKNKNKQLEDLD
- a CDS encoding phage tail assembly protein, whose amino-acid sequence is MAKKIDNSKVVAYLGDAKLELSTPLIVGGKEIKEIVIKEPLLEDLEAVSHIHNDLERTAMLIANKSGFTYEEIRKFPTHIYMKLQGLVEPFLR
- a CDS encoding DNA adenine methylase is translated as MQRTKLKAPFGWVGGKTQLARDIIDLIPQEHKTYIEVFGGAGSVLYQKEPSKLEVFNDINSELINLHRAIRNNPQSLSIYLNDLLISREIFNDIKTKHLRGRNNIEKAAFYFYQLTQSFGSKGDNFAMAAKSGRKPKNIYRNFKTISERLKGVTIENMSFNKLIPLYDKDDAFFYVDPPYVSTESYYKNIGEFGIKEHEELADLLSNIKGKFLLSYNDSVIVRELYKGFNIRSTKEIRYTLGANMHGNKKSVNEVFITNY
- a CDS encoding phage major tail tube protein yields the protein MRSVITEVNCFIEGYGNLGRAVSFKAPELKQKSINGTTGVGDRSYATGQFESLDSEFSCAALPEAVFNALSKLDEAELIFKKAIRTGSKVDSYTWVLKGAISVSFGDSKPGEMLDIKVSQKGVKKYIHEINNKVKVKIDHDNLICEIDGKDLMGDVRRVLRA
- a CDS encoding phage late control D family protein, which produces MVKPRFKVVVNGKDITETINQNASKISFHDEDGTSSDDIRLSVEGSFRRPAYGDEIKLWIGDENAMMFCGTFAVQNSKVSVSNGSKIEISATGVDFSSGTKVKRNKSYENLSIKQVVTQIAQKQELKVECDYDDLFIVHIEQSNESDLHFLKRLASEYNALFAIKNNTLIFKQKVKGDKKSDGLPRYSLNIKDISSYDIENTNKQKYNSCTASWHDTKENKQKSVTVGDGEPVKHIKGSYQNEADAKSKAQAALQKASSQTKVGNISCAGFICYAGGVLNLSGTVEDDGEYHIKSVNHDIDTTAGWKISIEIEN
- a CDS encoding phage tail protein; translated protein: MILGMLGDFEFKMNEAEFNQVKKQIDFGWVSSDRIANHVKHQVSKKPTISFSISGNLIMKSIYTFDNLEKLGELQEPVLLNFVDTYPVLVVIKSLTKDMSRFIKTGEYMEQSFSVELERWYK
- a CDS encoding tail protein X, whose amino-acid sequence is MKLTITQENKRLDEIVFSHYGSLAHFQKVLELNNITKVFLDLGDVIELPDIEDLEEKKDEFSEVGGLW